A portion of the Microbacterium hominis genome contains these proteins:
- a CDS encoding LacI family DNA-binding transcriptional regulator, translating into MPASIRDVALRAGVSVGTVSNVLNRPDEVSADSVDRVSRAIEELGYVRNDAARKLRAGVSTTIGFVVLDGQNPFYTDVVRGAEDEATKHGIAILYGNTDEDHSRERMYIDLFEEQQVRGLLIAPYGDVTARLRRLRQRGIATVLVDRFSGDGAFSSVSVDNIMGGRLAVEHLIDGGRRRIAFVGGPFDLRQVTDRLAGARVAAENAGAPVEVEVVATEAMTVDEGVAAGARILARPRRDWPDALFAANDLLALGLLQSLVVDGRMLAPDQIAVIGFDDIPFAAAAAVPLSSIRQPSRMIGRTALRIVLEEASDPENIARQTVFQPELVVRESTRAR; encoded by the coding sequence GTGCCAGCAAGCATTCGCGACGTCGCGCTGCGCGCGGGCGTCTCGGTGGGCACGGTGTCCAATGTCCTCAACCGCCCCGACGAGGTCTCGGCGGACTCGGTCGACCGGGTCAGCCGCGCGATCGAGGAGCTCGGGTACGTGCGCAACGACGCCGCTCGCAAGCTCCGCGCGGGGGTCTCCACGACCATCGGCTTCGTGGTGCTCGACGGGCAGAACCCGTTCTACACCGACGTCGTGCGCGGCGCGGAAGACGAGGCGACCAAGCACGGCATCGCGATCCTCTACGGAAACACCGACGAGGACCATTCCCGCGAGCGCATGTACATCGACCTGTTCGAGGAGCAGCAGGTGCGGGGACTGCTCATCGCCCCGTACGGCGATGTCACCGCACGCCTGCGGCGCCTGCGCCAGCGCGGGATCGCCACCGTGCTCGTCGACCGGTTCAGCGGCGATGGTGCCTTCTCCTCCGTCTCCGTCGACAACATCATGGGCGGGCGCCTCGCCGTCGAGCACCTCATCGACGGCGGCCGACGCCGCATCGCGTTCGTCGGCGGTCCGTTCGATCTCCGACAGGTCACCGATCGCCTGGCCGGCGCCCGCGTCGCCGCCGAGAACGCCGGAGCCCCGGTCGAGGTCGAGGTGGTCGCGACCGAGGCGATGACGGTCGACGAGGGCGTCGCCGCCGGGGCCCGCATCCTCGCCAGGCCACGCCGTGACTGGCCCGATGCCCTCTTCGCAGCCAACGACCTCCTGGCCCTCGGCCTCCTGCAGTCGCTCGTCGTCGACGGCCGGATGCTCGCCCCCGACCAGATCGCGGTCATCGGCTTCGACGACATCCCGTTCGCCGCCGCGGCCGCCGTTCCGCTGTCGTCGATCCGGCAGCCGAGCCGCATGATCGGTCGCACGGCGCTGCGGATCGTGCTCGAGGAGGCATCCGATCCCGAGAACATCGCGCGCCAGACGGTGTTCCAGCCCGAGCTCGTCGTGCGCGAGTCCACGCGGGCGCGGTAG
- a CDS encoding molybdopterin-dependent oxidoreductase: protein MTTVREVLRLPAPAVAAAPVPASAELGIPDLAPVVTSNGTFYRIDTALVVPQIDPAEWSLRVHGMVEQEVVLTWDELLALPLEESDTTLACVSNTVGGLLIGNARWLGYPIREVLARANPSADADMVLSRSIDGFTASTPLDVLTDDRNAIFAVGMNGEPLPLEHGFPVRMVVPGLYGYVSATKWVVELEVTRFDRATAYWTTRGWADRAPIKLQSRIDVPRRGRRLSTGENVIAGVAWHQHVGVAGVEVRIDDGDWMPAELATAISDDTWVQWSVPWDATAGTHEIRCRAISKDGEVQTSDPAPPAPDGAQGHHRIQVIVE from the coding sequence GTGACGACCGTGCGCGAGGTGCTGCGGCTGCCCGCGCCCGCGGTCGCGGCGGCGCCGGTTCCCGCGTCGGCCGAGCTCGGCATCCCGGACCTTGCCCCGGTCGTGACCTCGAACGGCACCTTCTACCGGATCGACACCGCGCTGGTGGTGCCGCAGATCGACCCCGCCGAGTGGTCGCTGCGCGTGCACGGCATGGTCGAGCAGGAGGTCGTGCTCACCTGGGACGAGCTGCTGGCCCTCCCGCTCGAGGAGAGCGACACCACCCTCGCGTGCGTGTCGAACACGGTGGGCGGCCTGCTGATCGGCAATGCGCGGTGGCTGGGCTACCCGATCCGCGAGGTGCTCGCCCGCGCGAACCCGTCGGCCGACGCCGATATGGTGCTCTCGCGCTCGATCGACGGGTTCACGGCATCCACTCCCCTCGACGTGCTCACCGACGACCGCAATGCGATCTTCGCGGTCGGCATGAACGGGGAGCCGCTGCCGCTGGAGCACGGGTTCCCGGTGCGGATGGTCGTGCCGGGCCTGTACGGCTACGTGTCGGCGACCAAGTGGGTGGTCGAGCTCGAAGTCACCCGGTTCGACCGTGCGACGGCGTACTGGACCACCCGCGGGTGGGCCGACCGCGCCCCCATCAAGCTCCAGTCCCGCATCGACGTGCCACGGCGCGGGCGTCGCCTCTCGACCGGGGAGAACGTCATCGCCGGCGTCGCGTGGCACCAGCACGTGGGCGTCGCGGGCGTGGAGGTGCGCATCGACGACGGCGACTGGATGCCGGCGGAGCTGGCGACCGCGATCTCCGACGACACCTGGGTGCAGTGGAGCGTGCCGTGGGACGCGACGGCGGGGACGCACGAGATCCGCTGCCGCGCGATCAGCAAGGACGGCGAGGTGCAGACCTCGGATCCGGCGCCCCCGGCACCGGACGGGGCGCAGGGGCACCACCGGATCCAGGTGATCGTGGAGTAG
- a CDS encoding alpha-E domain-containing protein → MLSRIAESLFWIGRYVERSDGTARILDVHLQLLLEDPWIDEDTACRSLLSVMGSFPPEGLEVVRREDVLQRLAVDRMNPSSIAYALTAARENARRAREIVSTELWETLNTTSARMPRRLQTDKVHEFFQWVRERAALSVGVVDSSTNRDEAWQFFTLGRCIERADMTARLLATRSLTEASGPSWTTILRSCGAYEGYLRTYRGMPSARNAAEFLLLDRLFPRSIIFSIQGAEQCMSAIDPRADRVGHSNTVLRALGQIRNDLEYRPISEILNELPLHMHRVQTVTREASEAIRQRFFPTQAEPSWIGEIS, encoded by the coding sequence ATGCTCTCGCGGATCGCTGAAAGCCTGTTCTGGATCGGGCGCTATGTCGAGCGCAGCGACGGCACGGCGCGCATCCTCGATGTGCACCTGCAGCTGCTGCTCGAAGACCCGTGGATCGATGAGGACACCGCCTGCCGGTCGCTGCTGAGCGTCATGGGGTCGTTCCCGCCCGAGGGGCTCGAGGTCGTGCGGCGCGAGGATGTGCTGCAGCGCCTCGCCGTCGACCGCATGAACCCGTCGAGCATCGCCTACGCGCTCACCGCCGCGCGGGAGAACGCGCGCCGCGCCCGGGAGATCGTCTCGACCGAGCTGTGGGAGACGCTCAACACCACCAGCGCCCGCATGCCGCGGCGGCTGCAAACCGACAAGGTGCACGAGTTCTTCCAGTGGGTGCGCGAGCGTGCGGCACTGTCGGTCGGCGTCGTGGACTCGTCCACCAACCGCGACGAGGCCTGGCAGTTCTTCACGCTCGGCCGCTGCATCGAACGGGCGGACATGACGGCGCGACTGCTCGCCACGAGGTCGCTGACCGAGGCATCCGGTCCCTCCTGGACGACGATCCTCCGTTCGTGCGGCGCCTACGAGGGGTACCTCCGCACCTACCGCGGCATGCCCAGCGCGCGCAACGCGGCCGAGTTCCTGCTGCTGGACCGCCTGTTCCCGCGGTCGATCATCTTCTCGATCCAGGGTGCCGAGCAGTGCATGAGCGCGATCGACCCGCGCGCCGATCGCGTCGGCCACTCGAACACCGTGCTGCGGGCGCTCGGGCAGATCCGCAACGACCTCGAGTACCGCCCGATCAGCGAGATCCTGAACGAACTGCCGCTGCACATGCACCGCGTGCAGACGGTCACCCGCGAGGCATCCGAGGCCATCCGGCAGCGGTTCTTCCCGACACAGGCCGAACCCAGCTGGATCGGAGAGATCTCATGA
- a CDS encoding transglutaminase family protein: protein MKRLRIEHQTGFSYQGDVSASYNEARMLPGSTDSQFVLNSSLDIEPSTSVNQYVDYFGTRVAAFDVLSAHPALMITARSLVEVRPRPIEHREYTWADLERDAARSIETVEQLSQTKRTLPHADVADLARRIVAEHDHPGRAAHAIAAAVGDAVEYMHGITGVHSTAAEAWEARKGVCQDIAHITLGALREVGIPARYVSGYLHPRADAEVGEPVTGESHAWVEWFAGEWQGFDPTNNLEIGDRHVLVGRGRDYNDVPPLRGVYAGPHKSHLHVKVTITREA, encoded by the coding sequence ATGAAGCGTCTGCGCATCGAGCACCAGACCGGCTTCAGCTACCAGGGCGACGTGTCGGCCTCGTACAACGAGGCCCGCATGCTCCCCGGTTCGACCGACAGCCAGTTCGTGCTCAACTCGTCGCTCGACATCGAGCCGTCGACCTCGGTCAACCAGTACGTCGACTACTTCGGCACCCGTGTCGCCGCTTTCGACGTGCTCTCAGCCCATCCGGCCCTCATGATCACGGCGCGCTCGCTCGTGGAGGTGCGCCCGCGCCCCATCGAGCACCGCGAGTACACCTGGGCCGACCTCGAGCGCGACGCCGCCCGCTCCATCGAGACGGTCGAGCAGCTGAGCCAGACCAAGCGCACCCTGCCGCACGCCGATGTCGCCGACCTCGCCCGCCGCATCGTCGCCGAGCACGACCACCCGGGTCGCGCCGCGCACGCGATCGCCGCCGCCGTGGGCGACGCCGTCGAGTACATGCACGGCATCACGGGCGTGCACTCGACGGCCGCCGAGGCATGGGAAGCCCGCAAGGGCGTGTGCCAGGACATCGCGCACATCACCCTCGGCGCCCTCCGCGAGGTCGGAATCCCCGCCCGCTACGTGTCGGGATACCTCCACCCGCGCGCCGACGCCGAGGTGGGGGAGCCCGTGACCGGCGAGTCCCACGCGTGGGTCGAATGGTTCGCCGGGGAGTGGCAGGGCTTCGACCCCACGAACAACCTCGAGATCGGCGACCGCCATGTGCTCGTCGGGCGCGGACGCGACTACAACGACGTCCCGCCGCTGCGCGGCGTGTACGCCGGCCCCCACAAGAGCCACCTGCACGTGAAGGTGACGATCACCCGCGAAGCGTGA
- a CDS encoding circularly permuted type 2 ATP-grasp protein has translation MGDLFDGYGNTRSPRKTVSGVPAFDEMFSAAQVPGSPGTSREAYRELYQALAQMTQEELRGRTDSLASSYLAQGVTFDFAGEERPFPLDAVPRVITYDEWSRVEAGVKQRVQALEAFLDDAYGHQHCVRDDVLPARLIASSQYFYRQAAGIHSANGVRIQVAGIDLIRDEHGEMRVLEDNVRVPSGVSYVISNRRVMAQTLPELFVSMRVRPVGDYPNKLLAALRASAPPGVEEPNVVVLTPGVYNSAYFEHTLLARLMGVELVEGRDLLCIGGKVFMRTTRGPKRVDVIYRRVDDDFLDPLQFRADSMLGAPGLMLAARLGNVTIANAVGNGVADDKLLYTYVPDLIRYYLAEEPILKNVDTWRLEDPNALEEVLDRLDELVVKPVDGSGGKGLVVGPDASPAELDALRKRLLADPRGWIAQPVVMLSTIPTLVEDGMRPRHADLRPFAVNDGEDVWVLPGGLTRVALPEGQLVVNSSQGGGSKDTWIVGGSAPGHVEYGQGQGMAGLVADQAAITAAIPIIYDEVADEPPHSPHDRPRSRVEQQEQQQQGRDATPSAEEVSDALADR, from the coding sequence ATGGGTGATCTCTTCGACGGCTACGGCAACACCCGGTCCCCGCGGAAGACCGTGTCAGGGGTGCCGGCGTTCGACGAGATGTTCTCGGCCGCCCAAGTGCCCGGGTCGCCGGGCACCTCGCGCGAGGCGTACCGCGAGCTCTATCAGGCTCTCGCGCAGATGACGCAGGAGGAGCTGCGCGGACGCACCGACTCCCTGGCGAGCTCGTATCTCGCGCAGGGCGTGACGTTCGATTTCGCGGGCGAGGAGCGACCCTTCCCCCTGGATGCCGTGCCCCGCGTGATCACCTACGACGAGTGGTCGCGCGTCGAGGCCGGTGTGAAGCAGCGCGTCCAGGCGCTGGAGGCGTTCCTCGACGACGCCTACGGTCACCAGCACTGCGTGCGCGACGACGTGCTGCCGGCCCGTCTCATCGCCAGCTCACAGTACTTCTACCGGCAGGCCGCCGGCATCCACTCCGCCAACGGCGTGCGCATCCAGGTCGCCGGGATCGACCTCATCCGCGACGAGCACGGCGAGATGCGGGTGCTCGAAGACAACGTGCGCGTGCCCTCGGGCGTGTCGTACGTCATCTCGAACCGCCGCGTCATGGCCCAGACCCTGCCCGAGCTGTTCGTGTCGATGCGCGTGCGGCCCGTCGGCGACTATCCGAACAAGCTGCTCGCGGCGCTGCGCGCCTCGGCGCCGCCCGGGGTGGAGGAGCCGAACGTCGTCGTGCTGACGCCGGGCGTGTACAACTCCGCCTACTTCGAGCACACGCTGCTCGCGCGCCTGATGGGCGTCGAGCTCGTCGAGGGCCGCGACCTGCTGTGCATCGGCGGCAAGGTGTTCATGCGCACCACCCGCGGCCCCAAGCGCGTCGACGTCATCTACCGCCGCGTCGACGACGACTTCCTCGACCCGCTGCAGTTCCGCGCCGACTCGATGCTCGGGGCGCCGGGGCTCATGCTCGCCGCGCGCCTGGGCAACGTGACCATCGCGAACGCGGTGGGCAACGGCGTCGCCGACGACAAGCTGCTGTACACCTATGTTCCGGACCTCATTCGGTACTACCTGGCGGAGGAGCCCATCCTCAAGAACGTCGACACGTGGCGCCTCGAAGACCCGAACGCCCTCGAGGAGGTGCTCGACCGGCTCGACGAGCTCGTGGTCAAGCCGGTCGACGGCTCCGGCGGCAAGGGGCTGGTCGTGGGACCGGATGCCTCGCCCGCCGAACTCGACGCGCTGCGCAAGCGACTCCTGGCCGATCCGCGCGGCTGGATCGCCCAGCCGGTCGTGATGCTCTCGACCATCCCCACCCTTGTCGAAGACGGCATGCGCCCGCGTCACGCCGACCTCCGGCCGTTCGCGGTCAACGACGGCGAAGACGTCTGGGTGCTGCCGGGCGGCCTCACCCGTGTGGCGCTGCCGGAGGGGCAGCTGGTGGTGAACTCGTCGCAGGGCGGCGGATCGAAGGACACCTGGATCGTCGGCGGCTCCGCCCCCGGCCATGTCGAGTACGGCCAGGGTCAGGGGATGGCCGGCCTCGTCGCCGATCAGGCGGCCATCACCGCGGCGATCCCGATCATCTACGACGAGGTCGCGGACGAACCGCCCCACTCCCCGCACGATCGCCCGCGTTCGCGCGTCGAGCAGCAGGAGCAGCAGCAGCAGGGCCGGGACGCCACGCCGTCGGCCGAGGAGGTGTCGGATGCTCTCGCGGATCGCTGA
- the rocD gene encoding ornithine--oxo-acid transaminase — protein MTSAPQNLATAAIRIIDSEDAHVARNYAPLPVVISRGEGAWVTDVEGKRYLDLLSAYSALNFGHRHPAIVAAAQEQLGRLTLTSRAYHNDQLGRFARALAELCGKDLVLPMNTGAEAVETGIKVARAWGYRVKGVAQDAAHVVVAHGNFHGRTTTIVGFSDDPVARDDFGPFAPGFSAVPFGDAAAIEAAITPDTVAVLIEPIQGEAGVVIPPVGYLAAVREICTRHGVLMIADEIQSGLGRVGTTFACDREDVVPDVYLLGKALGGGILPLSAVVADADVLGVIRPGEHGSTFGGNPLASAVGLRVVEMLATGEVQTRAAALGEHLEARLETLIGHGVTAVRVAGLWAGVDIDPAAGTGREIAERMLARGVLVKDTHGQTIRIAPPLVVRATELDWAIEQLKLVLAG, from the coding sequence ATGACCTCCGCGCCCCAGAACCTCGCGACCGCCGCGATCCGCATCATCGACTCCGAAGACGCGCACGTCGCCCGCAACTACGCGCCGCTGCCCGTCGTCATCTCGCGCGGCGAGGGCGCGTGGGTCACCGACGTCGAGGGCAAGCGCTACCTCGACCTGCTGTCGGCCTACTCGGCGCTGAACTTCGGCCACCGGCATCCCGCGATCGTGGCCGCCGCGCAGGAGCAGCTCGGCCGCCTCACCCTCACCAGCCGCGCGTACCACAACGACCAGCTCGGACGGTTCGCCCGGGCCCTGGCCGAACTGTGCGGCAAGGACCTCGTGCTGCCGATGAACACCGGCGCCGAGGCCGTCGAGACCGGCATCAAGGTCGCCCGCGCGTGGGGCTACCGTGTGAAGGGTGTGGCTCAGGATGCCGCGCACGTCGTGGTCGCGCACGGCAACTTCCACGGGCGCACCACCACGATCGTCGGCTTCAGCGACGACCCCGTCGCCCGCGATGACTTCGGACCGTTCGCGCCGGGCTTCAGCGCCGTGCCCTTCGGCGACGCCGCCGCGATCGAGGCCGCGATCACGCCTGACACGGTGGCGGTGCTCATCGAGCCGATCCAGGGCGAGGCCGGCGTCGTGATCCCGCCGGTCGGGTACCTCGCCGCCGTGCGCGAGATCTGCACCCGACACGGCGTGCTGATGATCGCCGACGAGATCCAGTCGGGCCTCGGCCGCGTGGGCACCACGTTCGCCTGCGACCGCGAGGACGTCGTGCCCGATGTGTACCTGCTCGGCAAGGCGCTCGGCGGCGGCATCCTGCCCCTGTCGGCCGTGGTGGCCGATGCCGACGTGCTCGGGGTGATCCGTCCCGGTGAGCACGGCTCGACCTTCGGCGGCAACCCCCTCGCGTCGGCGGTCGGGCTGCGCGTCGTCGAGATGCTCGCGACCGGCGAGGTGCAGACCCGCGCCGCGGCGCTCGGCGAGCACCTCGAGGCGCGCCTGGAGACCCTCATCGGCCACGGTGTGACAGCAGTGCGCGTGGCGGGGCTCTGGGCGGGCGTCGACATCGACCCCGCCGCCGGCACCGGCCGCGAGATCGCCGAGCGCATGCTCGCCCGCGGCGTGCTCGTGAAGGACACCCACGGCCAGACGATCCGCATCGCTCCGCCGCTGGTCGTGCGGGCGACCGAGCTCGACTGGGCGATCGAGCAGCTGAAGCTCGTGCTCGCGGGCTGA